The region ACGCCTCCAAGGTCTGAACTAGACGTCCAAATGATCCGAGGACTCACTCCTCACGTAATAAGTCCTGCTGAGACctgagaggcagacagaggatGAGGGAGGCAAAGCTggagagagcgacagagacagagagagagcgacagagacagagagagcgacagagacagaaagagagagagacacacagaggaagaccGGCGCCAAAATGATGTGAGAAAAAAGCAGCGAAGGGAAACTGATGACAGGCAGCGTTTCTGCAGCTGAAGCTCAGCACTGCACCGAAAAAGCAAGCAGAgagcagagatttaaaaaaaaaagtcaaaaaacaagaaaacatattGAATGGAACGAGAAGCAGTGACAGggagggggaaaagaaaaaaagacaaaaatcaaaatctacaaacagacaaatgtatTTCAAGTTTCTGTTAAATCTTCCATCTGAAACGCTCCGAGGTTTTCCTGTGTTCTATGAGTCACTGAAGCTGAGAACTGAGCTTCCATCCCCTGATCGGCCACCGGGGACGTCAGGGTTTGGTGCATTGGTGTAACGGACCTTGTGTCCGCGAGGAGACGAGAGCGTTCGTCTGTTACTGCAGAGAGGACGCCGTGAGACGGAAAATCTGTCCTTACTCAGCTCCTCTCCGAGTGATGCAAGGAGGAGTGTGAGGGTGCTGtaaagtgagggaggaggaaacagagggagaggaaggataCTGtcaagtgagggaggaggaaacagagggagggaggaggaaacacagagaggaaggatAGACAgcgagaaaaggaggaggaaatgaacaAGGGGGAGATGAGGAGAGTAGACAAGACAAGAGGAGATAAGAAAAAGGGATGGAAAGAGGGATaaggagaggaaaacaaggaAAAGACAAATGTGGAGGtagaaaaggaaacagagaagaggatttgagaaggaaggaaggaagggagggagggagggagggagggagggagggaggaggagtgtttatctttctctttctcctcaatGTCTGACCtgatctttctttctctcagcgGCTCCTCGATGCTTCAGACAAATAAACCAAgaggagaaacaacaacagGCTGAACGTCCCCGGAGTCGTTGATTTAATCTATAAACCGAGTTTGAGATGAAATacgtctttttttctttctttcttgtttcaTCCACTGGCGTCTGGATAACAAAtaataagaacacacacacacacacacacaccatgttgtACTATACAGAGGTTTCCATTCTGTGTGCAACATTAAGAGTTTGGTTTTATCTCTGCagattaaaatgacaaacatactaaaaagttgttttcatatcgagtcacattaaaaaaaaagtttgatgacatcatcacttctGAATACGCAAGAGTGAAAATTATGTCttaataaaatttaaaaaaagaactttaTTAGACCGTTTGCTTTCAGGCTGTTAAAAcgatgaattattaaaaaagcaataaaaggAAATGAGCTGCAAAAAAGAGTGAAAGGATCCTCAGACCAGAACAGGACACGTCGGGCTCTGAATACTAATCCTCATCGTCTCTGTGGAGCGAAGGACGCCGCTCGGCCAGATGGCGAGGGGACGTCCGCCATGTTAGCTACAAGCTAACTGCTGTAGCGGCTCAGGGGAGCTGTGGTCAAGGACGCGGTCGCCTCTGATACGTTAAGTTTCTGAAGATGTGAGCGTCTGTGAGGATGAAAATAAACTCTTAATTAACCGAtggatgaattaaaataaaatcctgacaCCGCTCTGAACTCAGAAACAGACGACGACGAGGTGGCGACTtatcagttttctctttcagagGATTTTCTGAAAGCTCTCTCTTTCTGGCGGAGGCCGGTGAAGCCTCTCAGCAGGTCAGGAGCCGCTTGAAGCGTCTGCAGGAGCAGATAAGACGAGAGGAGCTTCACGTCTGACTCACCTCAAGCTGCTTTAAGAGTTTCTGTGTGTCGGGACACAAacgtccgagtcagttgctctggaggTTTTCTGGAACTTTTACTGCGGCGCCCAAGTTAAATGTCTGGAAAGCGTCACAGCGACGTGATTTCTCTAAccggaagaaaacaaatatctaaatctgtttctgttttatcttatttgttgaaagcCTCTTCACGTCAGAGACGACTGTCAGAAGTTAGCGTCACTGAAAAGTCGCAGATCtgcaagtgaatttaaatgtggtttcgtaAGGAGACACTTTGGTCTTGGCGGACGTATGTGCAGCCCTTCTAGTCTGGATTCTGGATTTCCTTCGCTCTCGCTGCCTCAGTcgtctcttttcttcctcctgttcaTTTTCTTCTGAACTTAAAAAGCAGCTTCTCTCAGGTAACCGTGCTTCGCTCTCATCGTCTTGCATAATGAGTCCGAGCTGTTAAAAGGCAGCTCTGAGTAAACCAACGTAACGACCGGACCTTTCAGGCTGTTCACTTGCAGCCACGCCAACGTGCAGCCGCTGAACGAGCCGCAGCGCCGCCGGCTCACCTTGAGATTTAAAGAGTAGGTCACACAAAAAGAGCAGCATGTGGCAATTATCggaagaacagagagagagagagagagagagagagatgatgaggGGGAGGaatcagagagaaaacatgacGGGATCGTGGTCAAACACTGAATCATCACTTTGACCTTGAGATATGAATCTTTTCCGTGGCATCGCTGGAGATAATGTCGCAGTAAATGGAGGCGGAGGACGTCTCTGAATGGATCTGACTGTGAGAGTGAAGCTCGTTTCATCAGTCACAAGCACCAAAATCCTTCCTCTGGAAATCAAAACAACGACAAACTCACACCACAAAAAAACTTGATCTCTGAGCAAGCGAGGTGAGATCCAGGAACTCAAAGGTCAGAACGCACATGGAGAACTGGTAAGAATCAAGGGTTCTGCAGACTGTTCCCCTCTGGTGTCTGTGTAACCTCACatcgtcttctcctcctcaggagTCGCAGGAGGAAAACGTTCAGCAGAAGAGAGGCGGACCTCAGAGGGTTTAGAAGTGGAATACCTGCTGCTGGCCCTGGACTTTGGGGAAATCCTCTTTCTGCTTGCGGGTCTTGGGTCTTTCCAGGCTGCCCTGTTGGAGGTGTTTGAGTCTGGCTGCGACGGTGAAGCCCTTCGTCGGCCCCGGGGAGTTACTGCTGTTCTGTGGGAGCCAGGAGACGAGAGGGGCGATCAAAAGTCATTTCAATCACTGGTGTCCACAAAGATTTGGCCACACGAGGTAACtgctttgttttactttgaaaataaaacgCTCTGCTGCGGGAAACGTAGTTTTAACGACCAACGTTACAAAGACacagttttattcaaatgttaatCACTGACCCTTGAGTCAATACAAGCAGGATCTGGATTTAaatctcctgcaggaggagaataGATTCTTACAGAGCAACGATTCTGTATCCCTCCCCCGATTCTAACAGCGACCTGCGAACACGAGTCGTCTCCACTCGGCTGAACGTGTCACTGGAGCTGTCAGGAAGTGCACGagacaaaaaaactaaacatatcACCGGCTTCAGCCGCGCTGACTCACCGCACATCACGTCAGTGGTTCGAGGGTTCGAACGTTTACACAGATGTTGGATTTCATCTCAGAGAAAAGcttcacagataaaaacatcatcGTGCACATAGAGGAAGCCGAGGAGGAGGTCGAGGGAGGAAGTGTTAAAAAGGTTAGAAAGAGAAGTTCAGTCCAACGtctgcagctgcaaacacaatCAATCATCTGATCTAACGTAACGTGTGAGAAGGTTTTTAAAAGTCTCATCAGTAGATTTTAGAGAACTGGTGACGTCTTGTCccaaaaatatttaaagcaacactttgcAATGTTacctgagcaacagcgccctctgcagccactcGTGGTGAATCGTTATTTGGTCATTTATGCTACGAATATAACTACGTCCATTTCAGACGACATAACCGTCACCGTCCACATACAGTACGTCCACCTGTGGTTGTTGAGCAActcatccactagagggcagcacagagtccAGATTTCTTCCCCGTATCTTAGAATCGTCTCGCTGGAGCTACTGGCAACACTTAATGAAATCACGATAAACTTCTCTCTGTGATTAAACTAGTTTTTACAGCTCATTCAGACTTCAGTTCCACTTCCTGCCTCGGTGGAGATGATGACTCGTCGGGTTTTAGTCGTTAAAAAGGTTCGAGTGAAGCAGGAGGAATAAAAGCAGATAAAGGAGTTGAAGTAGAAGCACAGTCCACAGGCTGGAGGTTTTCATTTTACCTTTCTGGGCCTGGAGGTGCAGGGAGGAGCGGCGGCGGCGATGCTGCGCCGTTTAAAACAATCTTTTACAGGCGTTCTCTCAAATATCTTTGCTCCGTGGTGGTCGTATGAAAGATGGTGGCAGAGACATGTGAACACACTGACACGACACGTGACAACAAAACTGAAATCAGCTGCAAACACCTGGTTCATCCAAAAACCGTCTCACCTCCAGCTCCGCTATGATCCTCTCCTCGTCGTCCTCGTCCTGAATCGCAGACGCTGCGATCACAGGCGGCGTCGACGCAGGGCGGGGGGTGTCCGACGGGGTCCGCCTCAGCTTCACCAGAGTTTTGGGGATGTCGCCATCGTCCTCCATCTTAAACGGTCAAAATGAAAGAATTCTAAAAGCAGAGTTTAAActcactaaaataaataaagaatgaacAGAGAGCAGGTGTTCAGAGACTCTTCAGACTCAGACGTGAACATTTCACAGCTCTCAGACTGAACTGTGTGAATGAAGCGAGCAAAAAGAAAGTACTTGACACTGCTCAATGAAACTGGGTCGAGGTCTCTGAGGAAGGTTTCCAGCACCTTATTAAAGTGAAGAATTCCGTCTGTTCAAGATTCACGAGTGAACTCGACTTtaaagcagcggcagcagcttgTTGTTACCTGGGAACCAGTCGCTGCGAGTCTCACACCACCGAACATCAGGTTTGTTAATAAGTGGGTCAGACTCCGTCTCGTTAAATGAAACAACTCAACCTGCGTCACGGCTTCTCTGTTTGAGTCAGATTTAAAACCTCCGACGGCGTCGGCTCTAATATTAAGAAGAAAcgcataaaataaaaataataaataataaaagaagttCGATGCAACGCGTctttttcaaaaaagaaaatccatcaCATGCAGAAAAGAACAAGTTGATCCTTTGAAACGATCACACGGTTTCAACCGAACTTAAAAAACCTCTCACCTTCAGGTTCTTGGTCGTCACGACGACCTCTCCGGTGCGGTTGGTGGTGAGGCCGTGTGCTGAGGGGAAGCTTCGTCGTGGCGGAGGCGGTGGCGGAGACTTGGAGGGTTTCTCTGTTCGGTACCGAGTCACGTTGAGGTCGACTGCGGACGGAAGATAAAACTTCAGAAACGAACTTCTACTGGAGCGTCAAAAAAACTAAAGCACAAACCGTCCTCTCACCACAACCTCATGAGTTAAAAAGCAGAAAGTGACTCGTGGATTTTTACAGGTTGATCGTACGAAGGAGTAAAAAAGAAACGATACTGAAATATGAGACGATAAATGTAAAGTAACCAGGAATATTAATtatttatagaaataaaataaaaacacactctgACTCACCCGACCCTCGGTGTGAACCGCCCCCCTCCATACTGTTCAGCTTCTGGGCAGCCAGCTGCACTTTGCCAGGCTGCTGGTCGCCGCCGGGTGTCGTGGTGGCGGTGGCCGTGGCGCCGGTGTTAGCGGCTGCAGCTGAAGTAGCTGTGGTGGGTGTAATTGGGATGGTGATCTGGGGCTTGGGGGGCACTGCCGGCTTGTTGATGTGCTTGGCAGCGAAGTCGAGGTCGGGGATGGCCTTCATCAGCTCGGCCTGCGTCTCCTCCAGCAAGCGATTGATGTCCTGGGCGCTGAACTGGGTCAAGCTGGCACGTTTCTCCTCCCAGTCCCGCTCTGCcgcctgaaacacacagacgaTGAGATCGTCCTCACAGGAAATGTAATTACCTGATGTCACGGAACACGTAGAGGTGTAATCACCATCTGGCTAAAACAGACATCTTTAACGTGCTGAATGAGGATTATACACAACAGCCTGATCCATAATCAGCAGCTGATTACCAGTCGGACTTCAGCTGACACCGACTTGTCCGGAGGACGCCGAGTCGGCAGCTCGTCGAGGACTCGGTTTCTGAAGGTCATGGAGGGCTGGACGTCCTGCTCCAGGCCCGAGGCGTCTCCGTCGGACGCCGGCATCCAGTTGGCCAGGCCGGAGCTTGTGCTGAGGTCGCTGAGCGAGGGACTGTTCAGGATGTCCAGGTCCGAGCCGCGGCTCACGTCCTCCGCTCGCTTGGTCTGGGCGGAGAGGTCGTCGGCGCTCTTCCACACGCCCTCGGTGACTTGTCTGAACATATAGGAGGGATACAAAACACTACAATACACACAGGACACCATGAAGGTCCTACACCGTGTTAGAACAACAACCTGGAAactcagagaaacacaacatgcacaggATGAACAGTGAGTCTGTCAGTTTCAGTTTATAATTCCAGCTCGTCATTCGTCACCGATGCACTCGAAGACCAAGACGATTGAGTCGGAACGATTTGTGTTTGACTGAAGATTTGAAACGGTTCATTTCATCGATCACGACGGAAACGTTGAGAGACTGAGGAGCAGCTGATTTCTTCGTCAAATGAAGaatcaaagaaacagaaactcacGTGTTTGTATCAGCGGCAGAAaaaaatttacatttgaaacaTTTGAGAAGTGACtcaacaacacatacacactaacacacacacacacacacacacacacacacgcacagtaaaCCTGCCTCTGATGTTTCAGACGGAAACTCTTCCTTCAGCTCTGACAGGTAATTTGCTCAGCGTCTGATGCTTTGCTCACTTTTTATCAGTCGAACAAAACCAGGAGgagaaaaatctgaatttctGCTTTTAATCTCTAAAGCGTTCGTGTGGAAACTCATCCCTGAGAATTCTTTGTAGAATCTGGAGTAAAACCAGGATTTCAGCAGCTCTCAGAACCTTTTCAAACATTCACGATGAAAGTTTGAGATTAAACGACAGAACCGTCTTTAAATTCAGACGTGAGGAGCGACGAGAATCTTCCAGAGTCTGAAACGTCAAACACGACCTCGAGCAAATGTTGTTGCCTAACATTTAGATTTGGAATATTATTCATTTGTTATTAACAAAGTCGACCCTcaactttgtttttaactttatttatctacttgtttttcttttcttttcatgaatCGTTCCTCAGCTTCCTTAAATCTGACCTGATGTTATGGCAGAAAATCGAACGTCCGATTTCCTGAAtcaattatttttgtatttcatggattttttatttctcttgttttttctttattctgatATTATgacttgtttttcattaaattacaactttattcttgtcattttcttttttttatcagaattaaacttttaaaaaaaatctaatattctTAATATGATCAGAGCCACATTTGAATtttacgactttattctcatagTTTTAAATTATTCTTGAGATCCAATAATGGAGTATGGCCATAATACACTTCCATAGTATTTCACTGTAGGATCATGATACGATATAAAACTATCATGTaacttaaataatttaaaagagTTCATCTTTCATTCTCAGACGATACACAGTCACTTTAGAACAAACCTGAAAATTCAAAAACCTTCACGGAGAAGTCACAACAGAAAGTCGAGTGTGAGTGAAGTCGGGGCTCGTACCTGCGCAGCGTGCTGAGTGCATCAGTCATGGTGTTGCAGCGCTTCAGCAGCGCGTCCAGGCGGTGAGGCTCCTCCTTCAGGAACTTCAcggcctccacctccaccctcaGCACCACCCGCATCTTACTCTGCAGGCTGGGGAACTGGtctgtgagggagggagagagagagggagagagagggagagagggatgagcagAGAGGATGTGATGGAAGAGCGAGGGGATCACAGGAACCACGACGATGCAGCTTCTGTCGCTGTTATTTGAAGGCAGTGGATTCTCCTGAGGTCGAAGGTCACGATGGACGAGAGGCATCAAACACAAAGAGGGTTTTTCTGAGTGGACGAATATTTGAACTTCACCCGACGCTCAAACAGAACAAACCCAGCGTCTCGTCGAGTAGAAGCAGCGAGTCCACACGTTCACGTAACAGGCTCCTCTGAGATTTTACGAGTAATGTTCCAGGTGGCGAGCGGAGAACACGGGTCAGAGGAGCCGAGTCCAGAACTTCATGAATATCAATTTATTACGACTCATAAATATTCATCTGTGACTCGGGGAAACAGAAATTTGACAAACACGTATTTCAGCAGAACAAGtggttgaactttgacctgagAATAAAACCTGTTCCTCACGTGAGCGGATTTAAAGATTTacgatgtttttctttttgtaaagtTCGTGAGAAATCTCAGTATTTACATCATGACAATCAAATCATGGAGGGAAAAGATCCACAGGTCAAAGATcatcaaacatcacacactcactcttcaGCTCAGTGAGCGTCTCTCCCAGAATCCTCAGCTCTTTGCTCTTCTGCTCCACGTCCTGCTCCGTCACCAGCCCGTGGTTGATGGACgagttcctctgcagctcctccaccgACTTCTCCAGGTCGCTGTGGACGAGCGGGTCACAGACTCAACTTCTCTCAGAAGCAAAAAGATCTTAAAGAAGATttctgacaaaaacatttattgtagtaaaaagaaaacacgatGTCgctcaggaggaaaagaaacgtgacctttgactttctgctacagaaatcaaatcCCTTCACCTGAGTCTAAATCaacgtttgtgccaaatgttgAGACATTGCGTTCACAacaatgggacagacagacggaccTCCCATGATGCCTTTGTCCACTGGGTCTCGTCTGTGCGGCGGAATAATAAGAAACTAAAGAAGCTTCATTGAGTttgacacagaggagagagtggaCTGAGAATCACAGCTCAGCAGATTCAGACTGCAGCTACCGACTCTGTAGTCAGAGTGAATGTTGggaagttaaataaaaaaaacaaaaacacgacACATCCTCATTGATGTAGGATAGATGTTCGATACCCAGCCCTCGTCTCTGCGTGCGGTCCTGCCGCCCCCCCGTGTTTTCCTCGACCCCAGGTTGACAAGACAAATTAACTCGACGCTCGGATCAATCGCTGCCTGGactcactgcagctgctggatgagCAGCTCCTCCTGGTTCAGGTACTtgagtctctcctcctccaccaggagGCGCTGTCTCTGGAGCGGGTCCTCCTGAGTGCGCATGGCGTCCAGCATCATGAGGCTCAGCTCCGACTCCGTCTGCCTCAGCAGCGTCAGGACCGAGTCCTGGTTCTCCAGCTGCGACGAAGAGTCACACGGTTCATTTGGACGAAGAACACGAGTCAACAAAATCTATATCTGGACATTTTAAAGAACGGTAAACTTTGCGTCCACACTCGCCTGCATGTTGCGCAGCTGCGACAGCTGTTTGCGCAGAGCGTTGGTGTTCTGCTGCAGGCCCTGCAGGTGGAGCTGCATCTGGAGACGAGACACCGTCACGGGCTGGTTGGGCCCCGACGACGGAGGAGGCATCAGGGCCAAAGGAGCAGAAGGAGTcaaagctgcaggagaggaggcgTTTAGGGAACCGGCTCTTTGTTTAGTTGCTTTAGAGAGAGAATAGAAGTTGTCCTGAAACACTTTAACTAACGGATCATGAGAGGAATCCCCGAAAGCTTCGACTCTCATGACCTCAAACTATCGTCCGGGAGAAAAAAGAATCGTCTCAGGATTTGGCGGCAGCAGCAGTTTCAGGACAAGTTCTATCGGCAGGTCAGAGGTGGAGATTTGAACGTAACGATGATAAACAGCACGAGGAGGCTTCAGGGACAAACAGGGCGGGAACGGTAAAACACAATCATCTCAATAAATCTAAGTAATAACAACAGAATCCCTCCGAGCGAGCGTTTCCTCCGTTCAAATGAAGACGACAGTAATtaggagtcacacacacacacacacacacatcgtgcAGAACCACAGAGGGGAACTGGAAGACAATCGATAACAGAGCAGTGGATTTTAGGAGAGTTGCATTTTCAGGCCACTTTCatgaactgaaattaaaaacaaatctcctGAAAAAGACTTTTTAAACCCTTCAGCCTCCAGCTCGCTGCAGTGAGAGCCCCTGAACACCGAGAGGTTTTAAACCCCAACGAACAGATTTAGACGAGTCGTCTCTCCGCAGCTTCACCAGGTCACAACACTCCGACGCACTCTTCATTTAGATTCTTCAATCGCCTTTTATACTCATCCAATGAATAAATCACAGGTAAGAAAAGTGGGTCACGTAATAAACTAAAGTCTTTCCCGACTGTGAAAACACGCCTACTTGGAAgatgtttccatgttttcctCACAAGATCTCAGTGAACACGTTAAGTCGCATCACACGTGTTGCGGAACCCAGACACACGATCTGAGGTTTTCCTCCGTTGTTCATTCAGTTTGAATTTTCAGTAGAAACCGACGCCCACAGACACAGAACTCcacagaagaaaagtgaaattcaagGCTTATCTACAATTTGACACGAGGTTTCATTTTCTCATGTTCATGCACAATCAGATAAAAggagaaaattaatttaaatcttCTCTTGTTGGACTCTTCACGCTGGGAAACAGACGCTACAGCTTCAGAATCAAAAGAAATCAAGTCGCTCGGCCCACGCTTCAAAAACAGACGCTTTTATCTGCGTCTGAGCAAAAACAGTCGCTGGACCTTTGAAATCGCTCCGAGAAATTCAGTGAGAGATTCAGTGTCTGATTTAATGCAACTCAAATAATTTGTTACAGAAGACGACAAAAAAACGAGGGGAGAgtgaaggaacacacacacacacacacacacacacacacacacacacacaggttctaAACACCGACGGGGGAACAGGACACTTGAGGAACACAGACAGTAGctacctttcttttttttagttcGTCCAGCTAAAACAAAACCATGAGCAGCAGTTACACAGCAGCAAGaagccgacacacacacacaaacacacgcacacacacacacacacacaatcagccGTTAGCATCACATCACAAGGCCGTGTGAGAAAtatgcaaagaaaaagaaatagcagcagaggaggaggagccattTTACGTGACCAGCGAGGCAGAGTGACGGGCAGCGACAGGAAGTAGTTTGTGAGAACTTACTGTCAGTTCCAGAGCAGTCACTGGCCGACTCAATCTTCTCCCTGGAAGAGGAGAGAGTCAAAGTTCTGAAACACGACTGAGAAgatctagtgtgtgtgtgtgtgtgtgtgtgtgtgtgtgtgtgtgtgtgtgtgtgtgtcttacggGCTCTCGGCCTCCGGCGCTCTGCTCAGGACTCTCTGCAGCAGCCCGGTCAGACTGGCTATCTGCTTCTCCATGGCCTCCATACGCTCcctggatggagggagagataCGATCTGTGTCATTGATCACGTGACACCGTCATGTTACATTAGATCTATGTCATTGATCACGTGACACCGTCATGTTACATTAGACTGGGGATAAAAAACTGCAGACGTTGCGTTCTGATTCTGAGTTCCTGACTGAAGTGTCTCATGCATGTGAAGTGAATAAACCTGTCTAACCATGTCCCCTCAGGTTGTGTCCTACCTTGTCTCCGTCTCGTTCCCCAGCAGCGGTGAGCCGAAGCCCCCGGCGTTCCCCCCCTCGCCCCCGGGCCCGGCCATCAGGCACAGCTGCTCCGAGGTGAGACCTAAGGGCCCCTGGCCCCGGGCTTTGGGACTGTCCCCGAAcacagaggaggtcacagagtccCTTCTCAAGCTCTGCCTGCCGGGGGAGCCGCGGCCGGGCATGGTGCCTGCGTAGGAGTCCCTCATGTCAGGGATCTTctggggggaggaggggggaggcaCCCGCAGACCCATGGCCAACACAGACGCAGCGTAGGCGTCGTTGTAGAGGGGTCCTCCCGGCCTGTAGAGAGCACCACTCTCCATCAGCTCCCCTTGTAAAGCAGCGGCTGAATAGGAGGTGAGAGAACGCACCGATCCGGCTCCCCCaccgccgccgcctcctccaCGGCGGTATAAAGAGCCGTAAGGGTCGGCTCTGGCCGGGAGGGGGGAGTGAGGACCTCCAGCGAGACTCAGCCGACTCGCTTCAGGGCCCAGAGAGTAGGGGTCCGCGTAGATCCCCCCTCCACCCCGATCGTCCCCCCGCAGCAGCACCATGCTCCGGGAGCCGCCCACTTCGTCGTCGGGCTTCACATCCCTGCGCTCCAGGATGGCgctggaggaggtgcagaagGCCTgctgggggtggtgggggtttTGGGGGTACTGGTGGAGCTGCGGCTGCTGGTGGGGGGAGGAGTGGTGGGACTGGGAGTGCGGATGCGGCAGGGAGTGGGTGTGGTGCTGGGGGCCGGCGTAGGACGAAGGTCTGCCGCCGCTGTAGAGGAGGCGGGCGCGGGACGGCGAACCCTGGGGCGGGGAGGCAGAGGCGGAGGAATGCTGGGAGGACAGGGGCGGGTTGCTGAGGCGACGGTTGGGTGGAGAATCCTGAGGTGCATAAACCATCTCCCTCTGTGAAGAAACAGAAGATCTGTCAAAAGATTTATTGTGACACGGTCACCATGATTCCAGATTCTCCACAGATTCTCCTCCAGATCTCCAGAAGGCGACATATCGAGATCAATCGGCcactgcagccaatcagagcaatTAGTAATACGTTTTTTAACTGCCcaacttgtttttatgtttttatataatgaCACTACTTGAAGTCTGTTTCTTTGGTATTTGTTCCGAAGCTTAAACGTTCTCTCAGAGTAAACAACGTGATTCTGACTCGAACAGTTGAACGAGTTTGTCAGTGAATGAGTTCTGAATGAAGTTGTTCCTTG is a window of Paralichthys olivaceus isolate ysfri-2021 chromosome 21, ASM2471397v2, whole genome shotgun sequence DNA encoding:
- the srcin1b gene encoding SRC kinase signaling inhibitor 1 isoform X1, yielding MGNSSFPGREKRKGPMISAGDAEFPRDYHTLAGSRGARRFPDNSNGGFTSSSLDRRHNAVAAKSLEALNSIHKADIERQRDALVDLQKNKFSNSPGSMSQGSPSAGRQQQPNYWSFKTRTPRVTRLSPTQPALSDQANRVSFASAENLETMSEPDIPIGFNRMNRLRQSLPLARSSSQAKLRAPGILFLQLGEETRRVHLTHELTSLETLRALIVHMFPQRLTMAMLRSPSTALLIKDETRNVFYELEDPRDVQDRCVIKIYCKEPVYGTYPAHHSPHLANGDLRREMVYAPQDSPPNRRLSNPPLSSQHSSASASPPQGSPSRARLLYSGGRPSSYAGPQHHTHSLPHPHSQSHHSSPHQQPQLHQYPQNPHHPQQAFCTSSSAILERRDVKPDDEVGGSRSMVLLRGDDRGGGGIYADPYSLGPEASRLSLAGGPHSPLPARADPYGSLYRRGGGGGGGGAGSVRSLTSYSAAALQGELMESGALYRPGGPLYNDAYAASVLAMGLRVPPPSSPQKIPDMRDSYAGTMPGRGSPGRQSLRRDSVTSSVFGDSPKARGQGPLGLTSEQLCLMAGPGGEGGNAGGFGSPLLGNETETRERMEAMEKQIASLTGLLQRVLSRAPEAESPEKIESASDCSGTDTGRTKKKKALTPSAPLALMPPPSSGPNQPVTVSRLQMQLHLQGLQQNTNALRKQLSQLRNMQLENQDSVLTLLRQTESELSLMMLDAMRTQEDPLQRQRLLVEEERLKYLNQEELLIQQLHDLEKSVEELQRNSSINHGLVTEQDVEQKSKELRILGETLTELKNQFPSLQSKMRVVLRVEVEAVKFLKEEPHRLDALLKRCNTMTDALSTLRSVLYPSYMFRQVTEGVWKSADDLSAQTKRAEDVSRGSDLDILNSPSLSDLSTSSGLANWMPASDGDASGLEQDVQPSMTFRNRVLDELPTRRPPDKSVSAEVRLAAERDWEEKRASLTQFSAQDINRLLEETQAELMKAIPDLDFAAKHINKPAVPPKPQITIPITPTTATSAAAANTGATATATTTPGGDQQPGKVQLAAQKLNSMEGGGSHRGSVDLNVTRYRTEKPSKSPPPPPPRRSFPSAHGLTTNRTGEVVVTTKNLKMEDDGDIPKTLVKLRRTPSDTPRPASTPPVIAASAIQDEDDEERIIAELEIFERTPVKDCFKRRSIAAAAPPCTSRPRKNSSNSPGPTKGFTVAARLKHLQQGSLERPKTRKQKEDFPKVQGQQQVFHF
- the srcin1b gene encoding SRC kinase signaling inhibitor 1 isoform X5, whose product is MGNSSFPGREKRKGPMISAGDAEFPRDYHTLAGSRGARRFPDNSNGGFTSSSLDRRHNAVAAKSLEALNSIHKADIERQRDALVDLQKNKFSNSPGSMSQGSPSAGRQQQPNYWSFKTRTPRVTRLSPTQPALSDQANRVSFASAENLETMSEPDIPIGFNRMNRLRQSLPLARSSSQAKLRAPGILFLQLGEETRRVHLTHELTSLETLRALIVHMFPQRLTMAMLRSPSTALLIKDETRNVFYELEDPRDVQDRCVIKIYCKEPVYGTYPAHHSPHLANGDLRREMVYAPQDSPPNRRLSNPPLSSQHSSASASPPQGSPSRARLLYSGGRPSSYAGPQHHTHSLPHPHSQSHHSSPHQQPQLHQYPQNPHHPQQAFCTSSSAILERRDVKPDDEVGGSRSMVLLRGDDRGGGGIYADPYSLGPEASRLSLAGGPHSPLPARADPYGSLYRRGGGGGGGGAGSVRSLTSYSAAALQGELMESGALYRPGGPLYNDAYAASVLAMGLRVPPPSSPQKIPDMRDSYAGTMPGRGSPGRQSLRRDSVTSSVFGDSPKARGQGPLGLTSEQLCLMAGPGGEGGNAGGFGSPLLGNETETRERMEAMEKQIASLTGLLQRVLSRAPEAESPEKIESASDCSGTDTGRTKKKKALTPSAPLALMPPPSSGPNQPVTVSRLQMQLHLQGLQQNTNALRKQLSQLRNMQLENQDSVLTLLRQTESELSLMMLDAMRTQEDPLQRQRLLVEEERLKYLNQEELLIQQLHDLEKSVEELQRNSSINHGLVTEQDVEQKSKELRILGETLTELKNQFPSLQSKMRVVLRVEVEAVKFLKEEPHRLDALLKRCNTMTDALSTLRRQVTEGVWKSADDLSAQTKRAEDVSRGSDLDILNSPSLSDLSTSSGLANWMPASDGDASGLEQDVQPSMTFRNRVLDELPTRRPPDKSVSAEVRLAAERDWEEKRASLTQFSAQDINRLLEETQAELMKAIPDLDFAAKHINKPAVPPKPQITIPITPTTATSAAAANTGATATATTTPGGDQQPGKVQLAAQKLNSMEGGGSHRGSVDLNVTRYRTEKPSKSPPPPPPRRSFPSAHGLTTNRTGEVVVTTKNLKMEDDGDIPKTLVKLRRTPSDTPRPASTPPVIAASAIQDEDDEERIIAELEIFERTPVKDCFKRRSIAAAAPPCTSRPRKNSSNSPGPTKGFTVAARLKHLQQGSLERPKTRKQKEDFPKVQGQQQVFHF